Within the Mauremys reevesii isolate NIE-2019 linkage group 2, ASM1616193v1, whole genome shotgun sequence genome, the region AAACCAGAGAAACCAAAAATTTCAGAGCCTTCGGTAATTCTGCCACAACTGAATGGTGCACTGGAGGTGTTGGGGAATATTGTTTTTACTGATGTCATAAGAATGAAAACCTGCCTCTAAATACCATGTGCTTTCAATGCGATTACAATAAAAGGAGAAAAGGCTGCTTGTCTCTATTATTAGAGGATCAGCAGGACGCATTTTAGACAAGTACATGTGTTTACACTTCAGTGGGAGAGCTCGACTGGAAGGAAAGTGGGCCTTAAGGTGAAGAGTTTTAGCTGAAGCCTAAGAAATAGAAATACATGGCGGATAATATTAATGAATTACATGATCTCAAGTTGATCTGATACATTCAGATGCACAAACTACCCCTCATTTCTGAGGTAGGCAGGACCGTTCTTGTAAAGTACCCTTATTATAAGGAAGAAATCGCTAGAAAAGCTGGTcattaattactattattatttgcccccaaattagtttattttaaagctgctgcttttatttttatcGAAACATGGGGGGTCATTACTACGAAGTAGCAAATCTgcgagtggggagggggcagagaaaagcAGCACCTTGCAGTTTGTTCTGGACGGGAGAAAAACGATTGTGTTGTCCGACGCCAAGGTGAACTTTTATGGCGAGTCAGCAAGGAGCAGCCTCGCTTTTGCTGTTCCACGCGCTCGCTCCCTTTCCGCTGGGAGAGCTAAGTCCATGTAAACGGGGGGGTGGAGTGACTCTCTCTTGCTAAGTTAGCAGAAGTGTGCTCGCAGCACTTGCAGGAGAGCGCTCGAGTGGGCACCTCCGCAGTGCAGCTCCGTCATTTGCTGAAGGAGGCGAGGCACATCCCGAGCTCCGAGCAGGGCTTTTAGTGTGCTCATTGATGAGTGAAAGTCGCCACACATGTCAAGCTAAAGGCAGTTGTTGGGCTCCTAACAGGACACAACGTCTTGCAAACATATGCGTGGAGCTGTGTCTACAGATGGCAGGGAGAATAATAGAGCAGGCGCCTTTTATAAAGCTCTAGCTGCTGCCTGTCTTCAGACCTGGGCAATGAAACTCTTCAGACTCAGGGCCAGCTAGCGCCGGGGCTTGTTTGTTACCGCTTTAATCCTATTAATTAAAACGTTAACCTGATTGGGTAGCGAGCTCTGTCCCAACAGGCGAGTCTTCTCCATAATAACCTACTCGCCGAGCTAATGATGTAAAAGACTCCCCCGTctgcggcggctgctgctggggccgGAAATCTCTTGgtgcttggctacacttacaagttgcagcgctggtggaggctttccagcgctgcaattaacaccccgtccacacttgcagggcacaaccagcgctgcaactccctggttgcagcgctggctgaaaacccatccgggttggggtataagagtgcagcgctggtgacaccagcgctgctcgtggacactcaccagcgctttacctgtcctccagggaataaggagctatcccagaattcctgttcagccactctgcacatcagtttgcactctactgctcttgcctcaggtgacccgccctttaaatgcaaatttaaaaatctccttcctgtttgctgcagccaggtgtggagtgcaatcagttaatcagttacaggttacaggtaaccatgcctccacgcggcaaacgagccccagcatggagcacaggtgaattgcaggacctcatcagtgtttggggtgaggcgtctgttcaggcacagcggaattacgatatctttgagcagatatcaagggacatgctggataggggccatcaacgacgcactacaatgcagggtgaaagttaaagagctgcggagtgcctattacaaagccgaGAGAGGGGGAATGAGAGATCCCCCGCCCCACGACCTGCCCGTTTTacgtggagatggacaacatactgccaatcccagggtaacgatggacacttctgagcaggctggggacaggaggaggaggaggcgtgaagctcctggggggggggaagaaaccgcagagtCCCGGGAGGCGGGCAGCCCGGGGCTCTTCTCATGCccggaggaaagtacccaatcgcagcagccagcagttgcagaaggacaggcagaggcggcttttattttctgggtggaaatgtttctggagaggaagggggttatggatgcatgcatggcagcgtctagatgtggaatagcccgttgatgtggtctatctaatctgcttcagttatctcagcaaaagcttcatccagagcgtgggcaatatgcctgcgcaggtttataggcagagccactgtgtcccttgtcccagtgacgactcttcggccaggggaccatttctgaacacaggcacgccgcatagggtcccgggcggaatccacattgctctaaaaacatcttccaggattaagtcctgtgaaaaatgttgggagactctttagtgaagagataggagataagatcacccctgcatctgcatcttcactcaacccctctagcactccagattacgcaaccagctcccctctcactcaagccccactcctcactcaccatttcgtggcttctgttgtgttttccttttgggataaagaatgcaagtgagaacttgcaagtgagaactcctcagtgtaacaattcatgtctggagatagtggatacaatgctgcccgtgttaaatgttgtcatttctgtgtgtacagtgaccttgactggactgcccagatgttcaacatcacagaggcttcaaaatttgagaaaaatcccgaaagagcaaagaggacatgctgaaaactgttcttcagcactctgctacagagagaaaagaattgaaggagtggcgagagaaagaaagcaggaccgagaaatgcagtggccaagaggaaagccacgggcggctgctaagcatcctggagcgccaagcggagtctatagagtcactcgttgccatgcaagcagagcactgccttgtgccccaatgtcagctccaaccacctttccccagcatccaggctcttaccaccaccagctgcctccaacacctgaaccagccctgatacctaccaccacccttaccctctgcattcaacccccatcaccatgcagtatatgcacctgaagtgcaggattcattaaacagcaatccagacatgccatatgcaaacttgtgactgtacagatcaccaacccacacccttgccctcttgtgttaatgaaatcttgtgtgtctgtctgtctgtcaaggaagtttttttcttttcaataaaacaattcttggctttgaaaacagtctttattatagcagatagtgaaagacaccttagcccagtaaagaaagaggcactgcaaatcatattattattatggataatagaataacagtgtaagcagtgcaattcactcccatgcaaggcagcaaacattactgttggctttcagcctcaaattcttccctcaaggcatccctaatccttgaagccctgtgctgggcctctctattagccctgctctctggctgtgcatattcagcctccaggacttgaacctcggtggtccatgcctcactggaTTTGCAGTGCCTCActgaggcactgcaaatcatattattattatggataatagaataacagtgtaagcagtgcaattcactcccatgcaaggcagcaaacattactgttggctttcagcctcaaattcttcctcaaggcatccctaatccttgaagccctgtgctgggcctctctattagccctgctctctggctgtgcatattcagcctccaggacttgaacctcggtggtccatgcctcactgaatgtttcacccttccttcacaaatattatggagggtacagcaagcgcttataacgggatgctgctttccccaagtctagcttcccatacaaacatctccagcgagcctttaaacgcccaaaagcacactccacagtcattctgcaccggctcagccagtagttgaaccggtccttgctcctgtcaagcttccctgtatagggtttcatgagccaaggcaaggatcacagtgggcatttcgacatcccctactgtgatcttcctgtctgggaaaaagtccctgcctgcatcttcctgaacaggccactgttccgaagatgcgtgcatcatgcacctttccaggccagcctgtgtaaatgtcaagcgcctggagaaccatagagaaatacccttacgattaacgtactctgatgccaggtggggccagaataggaatatgcgtcccatctatcgcctccacagttagggaaacccatttgtgcaaagccatccacaatgtcctgcacgctcccagagtcacggtctttcttagcaggatgcgattaattgccttgcaaacttgcatcaaaacgattcccacggtcgactttcccacaccaaactggttcggtagctgtctggatttgccatcttccagattgcaatagccaccggctagggcagctctcaatcttgtgtccctcagcacacagtcccatgaaagtggcttttctcatacgaaagttctgcagccactgctcgtcatcccagacttccatgacgatgtgatcccaccactcagtgcttgtttcggtgctgagcatttccgtgaatgcgcagacaaatccatattgatatcatcgtcggactcctcactgtcactttggagctgaaggaatagctcgactgccaaacgtgttgtgctggtgacactcatcagcagagtcctcagcagatcgggctccatttgccacagaaatcgcgattcacagagagtaacagaaagacactcacaatggcgccaaacgctgccggaatgaaggCTGGgctgtgaagcgatgcaccacggggcgctggcacaCCGGCAGCGGACTgaccccttcccacaatactcagcgccaaaaggtgttctgtgggatagctgcccacaatgcacctctcaatacagcgcccacactgcagcgctggtagctgtcagtgtggccacactccagcgctggcccttacacagctgcatgagcagcgctgtaactcccagcgctgcaacttgtaagtgtagccaagcccttgaaGGTGAAGCCAAGCAAGATAAACGGCGGACGAGGGGGCTGCTCGCAGCTCACAATGCCCGAGCGCATCCCCTGGTGAGAGCTCGCGGCCAGCAGCGAAGGCGACGCGGAGGAGCGCGAGGAGCCGGAGCGGGAGCGGGAGCCGGCGGAGGAGCCCGGCGGGCAGCATGGAGCGGGCGCTCAGCCTGGCCGCGGAGGAGGACTTGTTCCACAAGAGTCTCGGCGCCTCGGCCACGAGGATGGAGGCCGCCTTCCGCGCGCCCCCGGGGCTCGACCTGAGCCACCCGCGCGAGCGCCAGCCCTCGCCCCTCAGCTGCTTCGAGCCGGGCGAGGcggaggggctgctgcagcccggggcggcgctgggggccgGCGACCCCCTGGCGCTGCCGGCCGGCTCGGTGTGCGGCAAGTACGGCGAGAGCACCAGCCGCAGCTCGGTGGCGGAGAGCAGCGGCGGCGAGCAGAGCCCCGACGACGACAGCGACGGGCGCTGCGAGCTGGTGCTGCGCGGGGGAGACCCGCGGGCCGCCTcgcccggggcggggggcgccGGGGGGGGGCTGAAGGCGGCCGAGGGCGGCTGCTCCAACAGCCACGGCCTGGGCGGGAGCAAGAAGTCGAAGGAGCAGAAGGCGCTGCGGCTCAACATCAACGCCCGCGAGCGGCGGCGGATGCACGACCTGAACGACGCGCTGGACGAGCTGCGGGCGGTGATCCCCTACGCGCACAGCCCCTCGGTGCGGAAGCTCTCCAAGATCGCCACGCTGCTGCTGGCCAAGAACTACATCCTCATGCAGGCGCAGGCTCTGGAGGAGATGCGGCGCCTGGTGGCTTATCTCAACCAGGGCCAGGCCATCTCGGCCGCCTCCCTGCCCAGctcggcggcggcagcggcggccGCGGCCGCCGCCTTGCACCCAGCCCTCGGTGCCTACGAGCCGGCGGCCGGCTACCCCTTCAGCGCCGGCCTGCCCCCTGCCAGCTCCTGCCCGGAGAAATGTGCCATTTTCAACAGCGTCTCCTCCAGCCTCTGCAAACAGTGCACGGAGAAGCCTTAAAGCCCCGGGCAGGGCAAGGAGCTGGCCGGGAGGGACTCGGGGCAAGGACTTAAGCTAAATCCTCCGTTTCTCGTGGTTATTAGGCttatgggtttttttccttttttggaaaGGGCCGGGGGTGGGCTTGGGGGCTTTCCTCGTGGAAGTGGTGACTTGATCGCAACCAAGACCTCAGCGAAGTAAAAAAtcgcaattgtgtgtgtgtgcgcgcgtgtgtgtgtggggacacaGAGAGGCTGAGAAATAGCAGCCGGGGGAGGAAAAAGGAAGCCCCCCCCTCGGCTGATGTATTTAAATCTCGCTTAGTGGGACTCGGGGACTCTGCCCCAGCGAGCTGAGGACCgggggtggctggctggggtGCGGGCGGCGGGGGCTCCGGCTGCATGGTCATTCAGACAAATCAGAAGGGGCACTTGCAACCAATTGTTTCGATGCTGAGCCAGGCGCCAAACTAACTTGAAATGTAGACTTCTTATTTAAACGAAACCAAGAGACTGAACCATTGCTATGAAAGACTGACTTGTATTTTTTATTGTCTCTGAACTTTGATCCTGTGAAAATGCGCGAAGTTTTGGCGAGAGTgatttaaagagagaaaaactAACACCCTACTCCGTGTGGCTGAAAGtattgcatttttaaaacaaatatttatgtgCACCTTGTTTCTTTCCACGTTGCAATGATGTATAAACAAGACATGATATTTATTTGTTCTTCTTTCAAGGACCCTTCCATGCCAACAATATTTATCATGTGTTAAGGTCACGGGTCTTAtgtgcagtttttttttaaatgcttctaAAATTCTGTTTTATGGATTAACTAAAACTGTGTGCCAAGTGTTTAAAACGTTTATTTGCCAACAACGTATACGCAGAACTATTGCTGTATCGAAGCTGCTTAGGTTTATGAAAGGTCGTCTGGATTTTAAGTTGCATCATCCCTGTATTTAAATTGAGCTTTAATAAATTGCTTCAGTCCAAAAATCACAGGAAAGGTGTATTCTTAATTCTCAAttaactgactttttaaaaaggggTCTCTTTGCATTATAAAGGGTAATAGCTATTTACTTTTACAAGGCATCAAAGCAATAGCTcctatggggtgggaggggggaaggaagacACTTGCCAAGCTCATGTGTTTCCAGGCGCTGatctcttttattattattttatttatttttcaaaaggtATAGATTAATTTACAGACATATTGAGAGCAATTAAATTAACGGTGGATGATTATTGAAATTGAAATACTTTGGGTTGATTTACAGAAGgcctgaaatctttttttttaatctaaggaaaaataaaatagggACAAGAGCAAAAAGTGTCTCTGTACCCAAAGTGAGCTTTCAGTCTGAGTTTGCATGGCTGGGTGGCTCTCTGCCATTTGTAAATCAAGatattctcttccccccccccccttcaaaaaGGAGTCCTGCTCTTTTCCACTACTTGCAGATAATACAAATTCGGACTGTCAGGTTGGATGGCAAAATAGGAGCCGTGATGGATCTGTTGGCAGGTCATGGATGTGTAAAGAGTGATATATATTAAATAGGTCAATCAGATGATGACAGCAATGTACGATCGTTTGTATGTGTATTTATGTCGGAAAGAatctttattaaaatattttcaacaaTCTTTTTATTATGCTGTGCTTTGTaccaggaagggggtgggggaagtatcccctttctttctttctctctctctttctcgctTTGCCTGGGTGCCAAACGTACAAAAATAGTATGGCTCAGGGACTGTGGCATTCACGTTCTTGACACAGGTCCATTGTTATTCACCTGTTTCTTGCAACGAGTCAACCCCGTGTCAATTAAAGAGAAATGAAAGCAGTAGTGAGAGGccgaggaagagagagaagagcccCCAAGTTTGCTCGTAGGCCGATTGAAGGCTCTCTTCACACTTCCAGCCTGCAGATAAAACCTCAGTCTGGGAGGGAGCTAATGCTGGAAAGATGCAAGCTGTTAGGGTTTTGGTATGTTCCCACATATGGCGTTGTTAACAAGAGTAACGGTCTGCAATTGCTTacaggatggggcggggggagggaacaCGCACACAAAGTTGGCTAGACGTTTTTTGGTCCTCTTTGCAGTTCCTTAAACTCTCTGGGAGCTCGAGCCCCCGGTCCAAAAGCGGCTCGCTTGTCGCACCCGGAGAGCAGTCAGGCTCGATTCTAAGTACCAACAAACCCCAGTGCTGAAGTGCCTATGGCCcgcgctgggctggagcctgagcctcCGGCTCGGCGGAGGGGTCCCGAGAGGGCGGCACTAGAGCTCTTTCCTCCGTGGAGCCCAGACCCACCGCCAGCCTGCTGGGGTCGGGGTTATGTGTGTGTGCCCGCTGCATCCAGTCTGCTCCATTTACTGGCTCTGGGTAGTGTCAGCTTCTAATGATAGCCCTAAATGGCATCCAGCGGGGTAGAAGGGGATACATATTTTCCGCTCCACTTCCCATCAAAGAGATTAATCAGAACCTGTAACTTTTCAGGAACCATAACTGCAAAGTGCCACGAAGCTGTGGGAaggcagcccaggcagggtgggCAGCTCAGCCCCCAGGCGCAAGCAGAGCCGTCTCTCAGCATTTACCAGACAAAGCCTGGGTGCGTCTAATTATGATTATTAAAACAATTTCCATGACGATGTCTAATATTATGTTAATTTGAAAACAACTGTGTATGAAAACTGTCGACTATAATACCTAAATTCATTTAATGAAACACATCGTTAAGGCAATTAAACCTCCTAGATGTGATTAAGGAACATAATTACGACACTGTTCTGCGCCATAATTGGGTGTCTTTAATCAAGGGGTAAAGTGATCAGCAACACAGCCATTAGTTTGTATTGTTCTGTCTCTGCTGTCCATCATTCTGATTAGGAATTAACCACAGCTACCGTCTGactcgtgtgtgtgtgcatattaaCATCTCAGGCCACATTTGCTGCAAGAGTTACTGCTTCATATTTCTCATGACAAAGGCGCCTGCCTTGAAATAGTCCTCTGGTAGGTGCGGCTGGTTTCTCAATTCTCGCTGCAATTAGTACCGCGTAACAAATTATGGAGTGGGAAAGGAAGATTCCCAGCAGTTTTAATAATCCCGTGTGGAAATGCTATGATGATCATTGCTATGGAAGGTAAAGTGAAGGCTGGGGGGTGTCTTTATGAATCAAAGGGTGGGGCCAAACTTGTTCCTCTACTTTAATTCAAACACATCCCCTCCTAGGCTGGAAAACAGCTGCTCTGCGCTGTTAACAACCTGCACGGATCCGAGCTCTCCGCAGATCTGGAACTGACTCTGAGCTAGTTCCTGTGATCTGGGACAGTCTTTGGAAGTGCCTTAACGTGCTGACGAGTGACCAAAAGTTTGCTAGAGAGCAGCGACTTGCTACGACAGCCGCACCCCCCTCGGAGCGGTTCTCCCCAGGCATTCACTCGGGAAGCTTAAGTTGTCTGAAATTTGACATTTAAACGACCGAGCTGGCAGTTGAGATCAAAGCTAGTTCTGAGCCACCAATGTCGCTACCGTTCCCTAGCTGTGTGCACGCAGGTGCCGTCCTAGTGGTTTCAATTCACGCTGTATTTTTTGCATCGCAATCCTCcaagaacccccaccccccagctgctTTTATAAGCTTGGTTTGCGCCTGTCTGAGTTAGCTGCGAGGATCAGCCGAGCTGGCGCAGAAAACGCGTTTCAGTCGCGGCCAGCGCCTCCTCTCAGGGGGTGACTGATCTGACCTTCTTTTTGTCGAGTCTGTGACAGTTTCCGAGGCGGTGCCGCTTTTAACACTTCTTGCCTATTCCCCCGTAATCAGCCGCGTCGCTGGGACCTGACACGGAACCGGTCTTACACATTGTCTCTGTCAGACCAGCGGGGTGCGCGCGCGTGGGGGGATTTCCCCCCTTCTTGCCTTATGGAGCCCAATAGGATCAGAACTGACCAGCCCCTGGACGAGCTTGTGTCCAACACCCCGCCAAACCGAGCCCATCCAACCAGCCTTCGCCAAAACCACCCCTAAGCTTCGGTTGCCAGGccagactccccccccccactctgcccttTTCCCCCGTTCTAATCCTGCGACTGTCCCAGCATGAGTGACATTGACTTTCCTAATGTAATGACTTATGAAAGATATAATCATGTGTTAAATTGAATCCTTCGTTTAACTGTTAATGGTGTGCTCTGGGCACATTTACGTATTAGATGCTATGGTAACTAATTACCGCTAGAAAAAGGGATCATACACTCTCTAGACTTTGACAAATAATTATGAGTGTGCACAGCCCGGCTGGCAGCAGTTGCAGCGGATCTGCTGGAATGAGTAAGTGACTAAATGAATGGGTAAGTGAACTTGTGTGCATGGAGGGGAAAAGATAATGAATAGTGGTCAAGTGAGTTTTCTTATTCAAACCTTTAATGAAAATGTGATTTAGGATGGGGTGGGGATGCGGTGCTGCCTCTAAACGTAATTAAATTGCGTAACATAAACATCAAAAACATAAATAAGTTGGCTTTTAATTAAAACGCAGCCGTCAAAGTAAATTATCCACGTGCTGGGAAAGTTTGCAgcaattaacacttttttttaaagtgggatGTTGGTAAAATAAATGAGCCACTAGTGCGTATGCTATCGCCAGGATCCTTTATAACTGTGATTTCGCCCATTGCCGATACCCTCAGGGGCGCTTTAAACTGAGCTTTTAATCAGATGGCAGACGAGTCACTGCCTGACAGGTACATAACTTTAAAGGAAGTCAGTCCGCTCACGGCTCCGTTGCAGGGCCAGGTTAATTGACAGGGGCTGGATTGTCTGACTTTGgttcccctttttaaaacaaGATCGCCCGTTTTATATAAGCATTAATTAAACAGATTGCCATGAAGAAGCGAAGCTGCTTCGCCTTTCAATGTGGAGCACAGATTCTTTAGCTGCACTGTCTATACAGAGGCTGCCACCGATTGCAATCCGCTCTCCTTGTGTAGTGCAGCTAATTGTCCTGGGCTTTGAGTTCCCTGAGGCTCATTACTGCTCCTCCTTCTCTCCAATCAGGCAGCTGGAAATGCCCCACTGGGATTTCCCCCTTAGTGCTCTTGCTCTCTTGGGGCAGGTGGGTTTTCAGCTCCTGCACTCTCTGGAATTTGGCTTGTTAGTGTAGACAGAAGGGAAAATTATTTCGCGGGACTTCTTTTTTTCCCTTAACGCTCCGCCGTGCCAGGCAAGACCGGGGCAGAAGCTCAAGGGAGAATATTTATTTCCTTTCCCTGAATCTTCACCTGTCCCGATCCTTCAGCGCTCCTTCCGAGAGACCCTCGTGGGCTCGAGTGGAGCAACGTTCACCAGAGTTCAGTAATGGGTTCTCCCTTCCCATAGAAAATACTGATATTAATCATTCATTCGGGCGTAGCAAGGGTTAAGCAGATCAGGTACCATCGCTTCACGCGATAGACAAGTTGCAGTACACAGGAGGCGCTTGCTTGATTTGGCTTTTCCTTTACATTGAGGGGTAACTCGGAACTAAGTTGTCAGTGCTGCTGCTGAAGAAACACTGCAGCACATTTGCTAAGTGAGCAAAAGCTTGTGAGCTACAGCCCAACCCCGTGGCTCTACAGAATAATGGCTAAAGATCAGCTCCATTTCAACATGCTAATAGAAATGCTTTCTAATGGGTTTACTTTAATTTGCACGGGCTATCGTCATGCAAACTTTGCAAGAGTTAAACGTTTCCCAAAGTCCGTACTCGCCCTTGTCCTCTCACCCTGATTCAGAGACGTGAAAATGAATGTATGATCTGTTTCAAGCATTTGACTGctgtatttttaaattcatatcTGCACATATAAGATCTGTGACTGATTTGAAAGCTATAGCAAAATGATGCATTGTAGATAAACCACCATTTCCTTATATAATTGTCACAGattaaaatagaaaagaaaaatacatttctaCTAGGGgcaaaactgaaacattaatgaCACTCAGACTGCTAGTCAACCGTAAATTAACCTCTTCATCACACCTTAGAAAGGTATCAGTAGTTATCCAAAGCAGTTATTATTTCTTCTAAGAAGTTTCAGAAGAAAGTTCACCATGGATTTTTACAAATCTTTATCATTTGCAAACGTTTTCTAAGATCCAAGTATCTCTGTTTATGGCTAACTGCTCTTCTCTTTTATATCAATATACATATTTAGGTCCAGGAATTCAGACATAACATGCTAACAGACTGGCTAATTAGGAAACCCCATTTCTTTTATTCCACTCAAACAGTTACTGAAGAAGATGGTGTTTTTAGGACTGTCTGGTCTCTCTGTCTCATTCTGAGGTCAGATGACTAAAAAGTAATTGGAGGTGTGTAATATTTTAATTTGAGGAAGTTTTAAGCCATAACCCACAAGTGgaaataagtgcaaagtactat harbors:
- the BHLHE22 gene encoding class E basic helix-loop-helix protein 22; its protein translation is MERALSLAAEEDLFHKSLGASATRMEAAFRAPPGLDLSHPRERQPSPLSCFEPGEAEGLLQPGAALGAGDPLALPAGSVCGKYGESTSRSSVAESSGGEQSPDDDSDGRCELVLRGGDPRAASPGAGGAGGGLKAAEGGCSNSHGLGGSKKSKEQKALRLNINARERRRMHDLNDALDELRAVIPYAHSPSVRKLSKIATLLLAKNYILMQAQALEEMRRLVAYLNQGQAISAASLPSSAAAAAAAAAALHPALGAYEPAAGYPFSAGLPPASSCPEKCAIFNSVSSSLCKQCTEKP